From Rhododendron vialii isolate Sample 1 chromosome 10a, ASM3025357v1, the proteins below share one genomic window:
- the LOC131304702 gene encoding uncharacterized protein LOC131304702, which yields MSEFIEGPVTEPTTDVELKTFKSRRSLAMTWLFNSMKADIRSPFLLLNTPYQIWTIATQTYSQQGNDAQCFELRKRLRTMDQHNRSVAIYFADLSGAWQEFDYYQGFQAVCSVDAGAWLKRIEKERVYDFLAGLDVEYDPIRVQVLGRVPFPFLGEAYAIVQQEESRRGAMLQAPTSDRSALVAIPQGQFGSGSGKSQSGTTSGIIDRMSLQCDYCHNTGHTKDFYWKLHGRPSRGRGSGRGGRGRGPGRSQAQAHVSEFATLSDSGFSIGVQSPSDSVGSFSQREMQALRRLMAQTDSSSTIAPTSTAALTASYFTHSGIPASAFTASSGIPWIIDSGASNRMTGCSSVFYSYSTCSGKDKVRIADGSFSAISGKGTGNGEGDWQW from the exons atgtctgagttcattgaaggccctgttactgagcctactactgatgttgaactcaagacgtttaaatctcgtcgatctttagccatgacttggttgtttaattctatgaaggctgatattcgtagtcctttcttgcttcttaacactccatatcagatttggactattgccacacagacttattctcagcagggcaatgatgctcagtgttttgagttgcgaaagcgacttcgtactatggatcaacacaatcgatctgTTGCTATTTACTTTGCTGATCTTAGTGGGGCctggcaagaatttgattattatcaggggtttcaAGCAGTCTGTTCCGTTGATGCTGgtgcttggttaaaaagaatagagaaagagcgtgtgtatgactttcttgctggtcttgatgtggagtatgatccaattagagtgcaggtgttgggtcgtgttccgtttccatTTTTGGGcgaggcctatgccattgttcaacaggaggagagcagaaggggtgctatgttacaagctcctacttctgatcgttctgcattGGTTGCTATTCCGCAGGGACAGTTTGGGTCTGGCAGTGGAAAGTCTCAGTCTGGTACTACCAGTGGGATCATAGACCGTatgtcactccagtgtgattattgccacaacactggacataccaaggatttctattggaagttacatggtcgtccttctcgtgggcgaggtagtggacgtggaggtcgaggtcgtggtcccgggcgttctcaggctcaggcacatgtttcagagtttgctaccttgtctgattctgggttcagtaTAGGAGTTCAGTCACCTTCTGATTCTGTTGGCAGTTTCTCTCAGagggagatgcaagctctcaggcgtcttatggctcagactgattcttcctctactatagctcctactTCCACAGCAGCTCTTACTGCATCCTATTTTACTCATTCAGGTATtccagctagtgcatttactgcctcctctggtattccttggattatcgattctggtgcttcAAATCgtatgacaggttgttcctctgttttttattcttattccacttgttctggtaaggataaggttcgaattgccgatggatcgttctctgctatttcaggaaaag gaactggaaatggggaaggtgattggcagtggtaa